AAAATTCCTCAAGGTGAAAACTATGTGCGTGTAGAGTCAGGGCGAGGAGAATTAGGCATCTTTATTATTGGAGATGATAATGTCTTCCCCTGGCGTTGGAAAATTCGCCCGGCTGATTTTAATAATTTGCAAGTTTTACCTCAGCTAATTAGAGGTCAAAAAGTTGCAGATATTTTCGTGATTTTGGGAAGTATTGATGTGGTGATGGGGTCAGTTGACCGCTAAATAATCAACGGTTTAAGTTCGCGATTATGCCATTTCCGCTGATACCATTCAGCAACTAAAGGACGGACAACGAACTTGGGCTGTGCATCGCCTTTAACATCAATGCGTAAACCAGAGTAAGGTCGTCGCTTCTGGAAACCTTGACCGTTGCGACCAATGAACAGATGCGATCGCGCCACTAATCTGTTCTCTTGTTTTCCTGCATCTCCCATCAACTCCATCAAATCTGTTCCCTCAGTTCGCTGGCGTCTGAGACTAAACCCACTACCGCCACAAACAATCCAAGGAATATGAGCATCAGCGTGTCCCGTGTCCATTGTCTGTAAGTATTCTAAGCAGTGAGCATGACCATTTAATACTAAATCAACTAAAGGACGCCCCTGATTTAGGGAACCCACAGCTTCAGCTACCCCGTCCAATACATCACGCAAGCGACTGCGAATTGCCAAAGTTTGCGCCTGCTGCCACTTAGTAGCCTCAGTTACATAAGGAGGATGATGGAAATAAATCACCCTTCCCCGAACCTCAGCAGTATTCCAAGATTCAATTAGCCTGAGCTTCAGCCACTCCAGTTGTTCAAAATCAGTCACCATTGTTTTGTTAGTGGCTAATTGCTTATCGATATCAACAATTAGCTCCTCAATTTGTGACAACTTGGCGTGCAAATCGTCTAGTTGGTCAGCTTCGGTGGGATTGTTAGGATTCAGCTTTGTAGAAGTTTCAATAATTTCTAGCTTTTCTTGCTCGAAATCTTCTCGGCGTTTTTCTAATATTTTGCGATCGGCTTGGCCTTCCCTTGTTGTCGGCAACGGCGGCGGATCATTAAATGTATTAGAATCCAGTGCAAAGAAGTCA
This region of Nostoc sp. UHCC 0302 genomic DNA includes:
- a CDS encoding metallophosphoesterase; translation: MKLVSDPAIAKKIYKMNQRVRWQDPLIVESGIDQTRMVLDDGRADDSEFSFLVIGDSGSGRHGGNNPQREVAKLMLPHHNECRFMLHTGDVIYLVGSSEFYQQNFIQPYQEFLVGGEHPKRIAYDRMVFDLPILPIPGNHDYYDLPIVLSLVSLTTLPIRRLLRSRLDLDVGLHGSSTGDAYARAFLDYLQAYQLPGDLARHLEKYYTAKTDTGRCLRYEPGHFTRLPNRYYTFRYGGIDFFALDSNTFNDPPPLPTTREGQADRKILEKRREDFEQEKLEIIETSTKLNPNNPTEADQLDDLHAKLSQIEELIVDIDKQLATNKTMVTDFEQLEWLKLRLIESWNTAEVRGRVIYFHHPPYVTEATKWQQAQTLAIRSRLRDVLDGVAEAVGSLNQGRPLVDLVLNGHAHCLEYLQTMDTGHADAHIPWIVCGGSGFSLRRQRTEGTDLMELMGDAGKQENRLVARSHLFIGRNGQGFQKRRPYSGLRIDVKGDAQPKFVVRPLVAEWYQRKWHNRELKPLII